A genomic window from Pyruvatibacter sp. includes:
- a CDS encoding TetR/AcrR family transcriptional regulator encodes MSTSVTRRTTRTRQAATKRAPQKRAEETRELLLDAGIELFSSLGFEGVSVRTIESTAGVQRGLVAYHFDTKEAFWRQVVDRVFTRLADRNARTFEVIKDLPLDERLQPFVATFVRFSAEVPQLNRLMVQEGKMASWRMDYIVDTHVSKTLAEAREIFGIEVDAHGYYLMVGAGAFVFSVEHECKKLFGIDPMSDDFVNDHAQMVAGLIAGRQN; translated from the coding sequence TTGTCCACCTCCGTTACGCGCCGCACCACCCGCACGAGACAGGCTGCAACGAAGCGCGCGCCGCAGAAACGTGCGGAAGAAACGCGCGAGTTGCTGCTCGATGCAGGCATCGAGCTTTTTTCATCACTTGGCTTTGAAGGTGTTTCGGTGCGCACCATTGAATCGACCGCGGGAGTGCAGCGCGGACTGGTGGCCTATCACTTTGACACCAAGGAAGCTTTCTGGCGGCAAGTTGTCGACCGGGTGTTCACACGGCTGGCCGACCGCAACGCCCGCACATTTGAAGTCATCAAAGACCTTCCGCTGGATGAGCGCCTACAGCCATTTGTTGCAACCTTCGTTCGTTTCAGCGCCGAAGTGCCGCAACTCAACCGGCTGATGGTGCAGGAGGGTAAAATGGCCTCCTGGCGGATGGACTACATCGTCGACACCCATGTCAGCAAAACGCTGGCAGAAGCCCGCGAGATTTTTGGCATCGAGGTGGATGCGCATGGCTACTACCTGATGGTCGGCGCGGGTGCGTTTGTTTTTTCGGTAGAGCACGAATGCAAGAAACTGTTCGGCATTGATCCGATGTCGGACGACTTTGTGAATGACCACGCCCAGATGGTCGCGGGGTTGATCGCAGGCCGACAGAACTAA